Within Bacillus sp. FJAT-45350, the genomic segment TAAGGAAAGAATAATTAAATTTTTCGCCTTTAATAGCTACTTGAGCAACAATAGTAATAAATCGTGGATTACATCCACACAGGAGGAAACAAACATGCAAGAAGGTACAGTAAAATGGTTTAACGCAGAAAAAGGTTTCGGTTTCATCGAAGTTGACGGTGGAGAAGATGTATTCGTACATTTCTCAGCTATCCAAGGCGAAGGATTTAAGTCTTTAGATGAAGGCCAAAAAGTTACTTTTGAAGTAGAGCAAGGTCAACGTGGACCTCAAGCTACAAACGTTAACAAAGCCTAAATATAAGAAAAAGGACTCTATCTCAGAGTCCTTTTTTTTATTTCCACACACAAAAAAAGGCCTCCTAAAAGATACCTCCCCGTTTAATCAACTTTTATCAAAATTGAAAGAAGAGAAATACCTTTAGTCGGCCTCGAAGGAAATGTGTTACAAGGTTTAAATGGTCAGGTGCATCATAACACATTACTCAGAGAATACATAATTTATTGAAAATATTGTTAGAATTAAATATAACGATATCTAATAAACGTCAGGCTGGTTGTTTCATAAAACACATTACATAAGTTAGAGAACTGGTGTGAAATTAGCTAAAAAGGTAATAATTATCAAACATAATATTTTTAAAAAAGAACAATTTATAATTATGTTCTTACACAAAAATTAATTTAAAGGGGCTTTTAAATGACTAACAATAACAACATCTCTAGCCAATCGGGAGCAGTAGGTCAAACAACTACGAATACAAAAGCTAATACGACAACTTCAGGAGCTAATAATAGAGCTGAGGGTACAAGACAAAGGAATAATAAAAAATAAAAACATAAATCAAAGCAGAAAGTCGACAAACATGTCGGCTTTCTATACTTCTTGGCATGCCACAATAATTGAAAATTTCTCAATAACTAGAAACTTTATTTTTGATAAATTTAAATCGTTATTCAATCTTAACTTTAATTTTATCAGCTGCATTATACCCATAGCCTTTTCTGTTCCAGAAGGGCTCTAATGGTTGAGTTCTGTTATATGAATCTGTTGCTCTTGTTTTAATCGTATATTCACCTTTTTCTAACACATTCCATTCATAAAACCAAGAAGTCCATTCATACCCAGACTTATTTTGATTTTCTAAAGTGGCATCTGACCAAGTGTTTCCGTCATCGGTACTAATCTCCACACTTTCTATATATCCTTCACCTGTCCAAGCAATGCCTTGAAGGACATGCTTACCTGTATTGAGGATCTCCATGTCTTGCGGCTGTTGAATGGTTGAGCTTACGTTCATTGTTGTGACAGGAAATGCATCTTTATTATCATCCTTATTTGGGTAATATACATAATCAATCGATTGAAAGGGGCCTATAAAAGTAGAATCAATGACTGTGATTTGCTTAATCCATTTAACCGAAGCCATAGCATACCATTGCGGGACTATTAATCGTAACGGGTGACCATGCTTGAATGGTATAGGTTGATTATTATATTTATAAGCGATAATTGTGTCAGGGTGGAGAGCTTTTTCTAATGGTAAGCTTCTAGTGTAGGTGTAAATGTTATTTAAGTCCTTTCTTTCTCCGTAATCATAACCTTCAACGACAACTTCTCTTGCTTCTTCCGTAATTCCAGATAACTCAAGGAGGGTTCGTAACGGAACTCCTTTCCAGTAACCTTGGCTAATTGCTCCCTTTTCCCATTGTTCTCCAAATACCTTAGGCTCAAAGAAACTTCGTTTGTCACCTGAACATTCTAGTACGACTTTTATTGTTTTTGAAGGAAATCGCATGATATCTTGTATGGAAAACATTTGTGGTGTTGTGACGGAACCATTTAGAGGAAGCCAGTAATTGGAGTTTGAAAGAGTTGGGTATGAGAAGTGGTTCCGCTTATAAAATAAAGAGTCGTTTACAATATCAGTATCTATAAACTGAATAGGTGATTCCTGGTTTTCAGGTTGTAAACTTCGTGTCGTTAAGTATGGTTTAACAAGTGGGTGTTGTGGCTTGAACATATTTTTCTCCTCACTAAAAGAATGATGATAATAACTATGTAGTTGAAAAATAGTTAGACCTTTTAAAAATAAATTATATAAAACAAAAATTTCTGACTTGTGATTTTGGTTTGAATTATTATGTGTTTTCCCTTGTAAAGTGGTGTCTTGGGTATATATGTTAAAATATATGAGTGGAATATTCAGAGGTTTGCGAAAGAATGGGAATTAACGGGGAGGTAAAAATGAATTTTGTCAAAGTAAGTGTTGCTTTAAGCATAATGATATTATTTTTACTAGGTTGTTCGGAAAAACATATTAGTTTTGAAGAACGTATCCAACAAAAAATTCAGAATGCTTCTTCAGAATCAATTATTCATTATGAGGTTAAAGATAATTACGTCTATGTATTTTACACTGACCATGAAATGTTAAGATACCAAGCATTTAAGTTATCAGGTAGTACCGTAGAATGGGTAGATGGTTCTGGAGGTTCGGACATAATAAATGGAGGCTTTTCAGCATCGAATAATTACGATCTTCCCTTTTCTTTTTCTTATTTCACAAGTAATAATCCAGATGTAGAGAATGTGTTAGTTCATGGACAACAAGCTAAATATATAAGGATTAATGATACCATTTCTTTTTGGGTTGCATTTACAGAAACTCCTTTTGAACGAGGGGATTTTGTTGCATTATCTAATGAAGGTGAAGAAGTTGACTTGGTGATATTTGAATAGTAACATTTGCTTTTTTCTTTTGCTATTTAAGGCATCGGTTCTTGTATAAGAAAAACATGAAAAAGGTGAATAAATGATACGTACATATAGGGTAGAAGATAAAGAATTCATAGTAAGTTCTCACTATGATTTATATAGTAAAGAATATGGATACGATTTATCTTTTCGAGATTTTATAGAAGAAAGTGTTAGTGGGTTTATTGAGCGGGCAGACTCTGACGAAACCATTTTCATTTTAGAGATTAGTGAGAAACAAAGTGGTTCCGTTAGTATTAAAAAGGTTAATGACACTACTGCACAATTGGGTTTATTTCTTGTTGAACCTAATGTTCAAGGTACTGGCTATGGACAGAAGTTAGTCGAAACAGCTATTAACTTTAGCAAAGAAAAAGGATTTGAGAGTATCATTCTCTGGACTAATAGCGAATTAAAATCAGCAAGGCGAATTTATGAGAGAGTTGGATTTGAATTAAAGCAAACTCAAACTCAAATGCTTTCCAATAAGGAACTTATCGAAGAGAAATGGGAGTTAATGATAGTAGATAGCAAGAGGTAAGAGAACAAACAGCTTAGTTTTAAGTGAGAATCTTGAAAAGGCTTTTTACTTGTTTTTCACTATAGTAATAAATGGAGGAAATTATTATGCAGGAATTAAAAAGAAAAGGAAATTCATTTTGGTATATGACACCTGTTTCTGAAACTGACAGACCGATTTTAGGAATGGTCGTTGGAACGGAAAAGAACTTGATGATAGATGCAGGAAATTCAGAAGCTCATGCACAATTGTTTTTAGAAAAGTTAACGGAACATACTATTTCAAAGCCTGATTTACTTGTAATCACTCATTGGCATTGGGATCATATTTTTGGAATGTCGGCACTAAAGAATGCTTTGTCTATCTCATCTTCCACTACGAAGAAAGTAATGAATACACTAACCGAATATGAATGGACAGATGAGGCTTTAGACCAACGAGTAAAAGAAGGAACAGAAATTGAATTTTGTGCGAATTGTATTAAAAAAGAGTTTGGTGAAGAAAGAAATATACATATTCATTTACCTACATTAACTTTTAATGATCAGCTTGAAATAAATCTTGGTGGTGTGACTTGTGTGTTGAAACATGTAGGAGGTGACCATTCAAAAGACTCTGTTGTTGTTTATATTAAGGAAGAAAAAATATTATTTCTAGGAGATAGTATGTATCCAGATATTTTTTCACCGAAGTGGAACTATACAACAAAACATACTTTAAAGTTAATACAAAAACTAGAAGCTTTTGAGGCAGAGACATACATCTTATCACATACGAAAGTTATTAATAGAAATGAATTTTTGCAAGAAATTGAATTGTTAAAAGTAGTAGGACAACTTACTGAGAGATATAAAGGTAACCCTGAGAAAATAAAGTCAAAATATTATCAAACGCTAGATAGAGAGTTACATGAAGATGAGCTTGAAACGATAGAGTATTTTGTAAATGGTTATGAAGTGAGTAATATTTAATCACAATTGAATATTACGTTTTACAAATCTAGTTCGTGGTATGTATAAAAATAAAGAGAGAATGAGGATGACAAAAGGTTGATGATAAGGAGGTTATTATTATGAATAAACTAGCTCGTTGCACAATCATTGGAGGAGCGGCAGTACTTTTATTATCAGCGTGTGGTGAAGATGGGGACTTGCCAGAGTTGCAAAATAGAGAGGAAATTATTAATGAACATACTGACTTAAAAGATGACGATTAAGTTGAATCTACAAATAAAGTATAAAACAAATTATCAAATTGATAAAACAATATAAATCTGTTAAGATTAAAGTAGTTAATTGAATAGTCCTCTAAAGGGGAGTAGCTTTTACAATATTTGTCGTCATTACGGAGCAACGCTCTCGGCAGTATTGGCAACGTTAAGTTGTTAGCAAGACCTTTACCAATGGTAAAGGTCTTATTTTAATTCAGGGACCTTTACCAATTGTGGTAAAGGTCTTTTTTTGTACTATCAAACTTTTAAATTAATCGGCGATAGTATAAGTTCAACTTAGACAGGGTGGTAAGTCAATTTTCTTTAATCAGATTAGGAGAGATAAAATAAGGTGATACGAAATGATATCTTATAATAAGCTAGCTCACAGTGTCGAATATAATACAAATGGTTCAAGGGTTGAACTTGTAGGTAAATCTGATGAATTAGAACTGATAGGTGAAGGTAGGAGCGCATTTGCTTTTAGAATTCAATCCACTGATAAGGTTTTAAAGATATTTTTTCCAACTCATATACATGTAGTGGATGAAGAAGTAGAAGCGTATAAAGTATTATCTGAAAATCCATATTTTCCTAGAATGTATGAATCAGGAAACAACTATTTGGTCATAGACTTTATCGAGGGGCAGACTATGTTTAACTGCTTAACAAAAGGGATTATCATAAAGGATAAGCATATTGATGAGATTGAAAAGGCTCTAAAACTAGCAAAAGTAAAAGGGTTAAATCCTTCTGATATTCATTTGCGAAATATATTAATCACAAAAGAAGGAAATGTAAAAGTTATAGATGTTGCAAGGTTTAGGCAAAAGCACTCATGTTCACAGTGGAAAGATTTAAAAAAAGCATATCAATATTATAAGTCGATAATGTTCCCTAAACAATTACCTGCTTTTATCTTAAACTTTGTATCCTATCTTTATAAGAAAGAATGGCTAAAGTTATTTTTATAAACCTTTGGGGTAGTAACTCAACTAGTTCAGGCTTTACAAATATAAGGTGGGAAATACTGGCAAGCTAAATAAATCTGAAATTCAAATCGATATTCAAAAGGTGGTCAAACAATATGAGTTTTTTTTCATGGTCGAAGAAAAAGAAATACAAGTATGATAAATATGGAAACCGTCACTATCAGAGAAAAGGCTTACTAGGGAAGCTATCCCAAATCCTTAGATCGAGCAGCTATTCTAACAAAAATTATAATCCTAATCGTTATCAAAGGTACCAGAATTACGTTCCCATTCAAAATAGACCAAATCTACGAAAACTTAGTTGTGGAAGATGCCAATCGAATATTCCAGCCGGCTCAAAGTTTTGTTTAGAGTGTGGGGAACAGGTCGTCACATCACCAATGAATTGCACAAATTGTGGTGTAAAGTTACCTAACGGAGCAAAATTCTGTTCCAATTGCGGCACGAAAACAAATCGTTGAGGTAATGCACATTGTTCACCAGTTCAAAAAAGTGGCTTGGTAAAACGATTAAGAATTATACGATCCTACAAAAATTGGGGGAAGGACGATATGGCGTGACGTACCTTGCTACTACACCTCAAGATGAGATCGTTGTCATTAAACGGTTTAAACCGTTGATGTTTAAATTAAACAAGAAAAAGAATGCTTATGAAGCGGTACTCCTTTCACAAATCGACCACAGCGGAATTCCGAAAATGTTAGGTGTTATTAACGTGAAAGGTTTTTATGGATTTGTCCTTGAATATATACCAGGCACAACTATAGAAAAAGTCATTTTCCAACAAAACTATCAGTTTACAAACAGTGAAATTTTTCATATTGGAATCCAGCTTATCCAAATTATTAAATATTTACATCACTTAGGTATAGTCCATCGTGATATTCGAATTCCTAATGTCCTTCTAAATAATAATAAAGTTTCATTAATTGACTTTGGACTTGCACGCTGGATAGACAATGAGGAATATACGTTTGAACAAGATTTTTCTTATCTCGGAGACTTCTTACTATACCTTCACTATTCTTCGTTTCATAAAAACGAAAAATATAACCGACCTTGGTATGAAGAACTCGACCTATCCGACCCCCAAATACAATGTTACAAAAAATTACTACGACTCGCCCCGCCATACACCACCATAAACCAAGTGGAGAAAGATTTTCTTAAAGTATGGGGGCGGTGAATTTATTGAAATAGTTTTATATTTAAGTTGAAACCTTATAACAGATTAAGTTTACGAGAGGAAAAAAGTGAGTTCACACTACTCCAAACAAGACTACAAGCTATTTTTATTGTTAATCTATTGTCATGTACTTATTTATTTACATTTAATTGTTCTAGGTAATTAGTAAAGCAATATTCAACAAGAAGCTTGCTTTCACTTTCAATATCATCAATGAACTTTTGTAGTTGATATTCAATAAAGAATTTTTTTGATTCGTCTGTTGTTGGGATATTTATAATAGAATACTTAACTCCACTTCTATGATATAAATCAAGTTTTTTCATGGGTTCACCTACTTTAGGAATTTGCTCTTATTTTATTTGAACAGCTTGAGAATGGGTAGTGACTTTGGGTCATGTTTATTTCTAATAAATGTATCTTTATAATATCTATACGAAAATTCAGATAGTTTTAAGGGGGTATTTAATTTAAAGAAGGCCCCGACAACATTTCAGAAATTTTGTGCGCATAGCAAGTTTAAAAATAAAAAAGTCGTTTCCTGTATTTTAAGGAATCGACTTTTTGTTTGCTTTATTTTAAGTAGCTACCTTGTAGGGAAAAGACTATTATTCTTTTTGACATTTTATTAGTTTTTAGTGCGTGTGATTCAACGAGTGAACTATTACCTGAAGGAAGTCTAATGACTTTGTATTTTCTTTGAAATATGGGGTGACAGCAGTAACAGGTGCAATCGTCAGTTATGAGTTATTTTAAAAAGCATAAAGTACGCTAAACCTCTAGCGTCTTTATGCCTTATTTCAATTCGTTAGTTCTATCTATGAAATTCACCTAAGATTTAGGATCCAAAGTAAGTTCTAGGTAAATCATTGACTTCATCTGCAACTCGAATACCAGATTCAATTGCTCCTTGGATCCAGGCATGAGCCGTTGAGGCATGTTCGCCAGCAAAATGAACTCTTCCCTCGGGTGTAGCTATATGTGGGAATAATTCTTTTATCTGTTCTGGTCTTAACAATGTAAAAGCTCCAGCAGAATATGGATATCTGATCCAACTATGACTTACTCCTCCTTGAAACTCACGATACACCTGATCACCATGTATTCTAGCTAAGCCTCTTAATACATATTGAAAGCGCTCCTCATCGTCTAAACTATCCCATGGAATAGCATCATCATCCCATGTATAACTTCCCACTATGACACCTGGTCCACCTGTGCCAAGGTCATGACTTGGGTACTGTACATATTTAATAGGCAGATCAGTTATTGATTGACCACCATAGAGCCCTTGCTTTTCCCAGAACCTGTTTTTAAACTGTATTCCAGTCTTCGTAGAGCCAGCATAATTCATTTCTCGAATTGCTTTCCATTTGTTTTCAGAAAAAGAATTGCGTGGTTCAATATCTATAAATTGGAGTACCGTAAAAGGAACGGTCACAATCACAAGATCACCAGTGATTTCAACTGGCTCTAAAATCTGGTGGATGGCACGGACCGTTACTTGATTGTCATGCTGTGTAATGCTCCTCACTCGAAGACCATATTGAATATCATCTTTCAATTGATCTGTAAACGCGTTTGGAAGGTGGTCGTTTCCACCTGTAATTTCATAAAAGGTAATATCAGGTGTAAATAGGACTAACAGTTCACGTAATATTTCCAAAAAAGAAAGTTCCATCAATCCTTCCAAAGTAAGAATGACTTTAATCTTTTCAATAGCCCCAGTAGATAGTGTACGTCCAAATGGATTATACCTTAAATAAGTATCCATGGAGTATCTATCCAATTCTTGTATCGCCCAAGACCAACCTCTTATTGGGTCTCGCTCAACGATATCTGTCACTGGCTGTATCGCCCACTGTAACAATTCTCCAGCAGTTTTACCTCTTTCGTGTGGATAAACAGGGAATCGCAAAATGTCAGGGTTTTGTTCATACATTCTTAAACGGACTCTTTTTTCTTTTACATAGATAAAGTCATTAGGGGTCGAATTAATAAATTCATTAACCGGAAGTTGAAATTTTTTTATATACTCTAACGTCAATAAATGAGTGTGAGGAATACGCATGGCCCCAGCTTCAAGATATTGCCCATCCCTAAAATCTCTTCTTATTGTAAAGATCCTTCCTCCAACCCTATTTGTAGCTTCAAAGATTGTTACATTATGTCCAGCTTCTTTAAGCAATGATGCAGAGACAAGTCCTGCCATACCTGCCCCAATAATTATAATCTTTTTTGGGATTTTAGTTTCTATTAGTCCATTACGAATGATTGAAATCATTTGTTCCATAGGCAACTCAGGGATAGCGTAATTTATCATTTAACTTTCCTCCATTGATAGACTGGAATACAAGAAAATAGTACTAATTCCATCTTATTCAGATAGGAGTTAGTACTATGATAGAAAGCTAATGTTCAAGCTCAATCTAAATTGGGTCAGCACGCATGATAACTTAGGATGTTCAATGAAATGGTAGAACCTTTTTATTCTTGAACTTACGATGCAATAGTTTATTAACCTATCTCTACTGTTAACGTGCTAACTAATGAGGCTAATGTGTTAATATTAAAATAAGTTTCAATCAGGGAGTGTTTGTTCTATGCGTTGTTTTTGTGAGCATAAGGGAAGTAATAATTTAAAGGTTGAGGGTGATGTTGGAGCAGACCCCTTGTGGTGTAATAAATGTGGATGCAACTTTGATTTAGAAGAAGTTCCCGTGTCAGCTGATTTAAAAGATCAGCTTATAAGATGGGCCATGATGTATGGTGAGTGGATTGACTGGAGTATAGATAGATTACTTCCCAACGGTGTTGAATTGGAAGATAAACATAATGAAATAGGCCACCAACTTACAGAAGAAATTAGAAAGGAACTAAGTATTAAATACAAAGTAAGATTTTCTCCTTCCACGTCAGCTAGGAGTTATTCTAATGCGGGTTTAACATTTTGATTTCTTCAACTATTAAGACCGAGAGGGGAGAGGAAATGGGAGAAGAAAGGATTGTTATTATTACTGGTGCAAATTCTGGAATTGGAAAAGCTGCTGCTCATCTATTTGCAAGGGAGGGTTATACAGTCATTATGGCTTGCCGCAACCTTGAAAAAAGCCAACTCGTGCAACAAGAAATTAAGGAGTTATCTAACAACAATAGAATTGACCTGATCAAGCTGGATGTGGGCTCCTTTGAATCAATCCATCAATTCTGTTCTATATTCAAGAAAAAATATGAACGAGTAGATATACTGATTCATAATGCTGCCTATTTTAATCATGGTTCCAAATTCCGTCTTAGTCCTGACAATATCGAACTTACTTTCGCTACGAATGTGTTTGGACCGTACTTAATGACTGAGTTATTGTTAGGTCACCTAAAAAAATCTCAGGATGCAAGAATACTA encodes:
- a CDS encoding serine/threonine protein kinase, whose translation is MISYNKLAHSVEYNTNGSRVELVGKSDELELIGEGRSAFAFRIQSTDKVLKIFFPTHIHVVDEEVEAYKVLSENPYFPRMYESGNNYLVIDFIEGQTMFNCLTKGIIIKDKHIDEIEKALKLAKVKGLNPSDIHLRNILITKEGNVKVIDVARFRQKHSCSQWKDLKKAYQYYKSIMFPKQLPAFILNFVSYLYKKEWLKLFL
- a CDS encoding GNAT family N-acetyltransferase, with the protein product MIRTYRVEDKEFIVSSHYDLYSKEYGYDLSFRDFIEESVSGFIERADSDETIFILEISEKQSGSVSIKKVNDTTAQLGLFLVEPNVQGTGYGQKLVETAINFSKEKGFESIILWTNSELKSARRIYERVGFELKQTQTQMLSNKELIEEKWELMIVDSKR
- a CDS encoding serine/threonine protein kinase, whose translation is MFTSSKKWLGKTIKNYTILQKLGEGRYGVTYLATTPQDEIVVIKRFKPLMFKLNKKKNAYEAVLLSQIDHSGIPKMLGVINVKGFYGFVLEYIPGTTIEKVIFQQNYQFTNSEIFHIGIQLIQIIKYLHHLGIVHRDIRIPNVLLNNNKVSLIDFGLARWIDNEEYTFEQDFSYLGDFLLYLHYSSFHKNEKYNRPWYEELDLSDPQIQCYKKLLRLAPPYTTINQVEKDFLKVWGR
- a CDS encoding sulfite oxidase, producing MFKPQHPLVKPYLTTRSLQPENQESPIQFIDTDIVNDSLFYKRNHFSYPTLSNSNYWLPLNGSVTTPQMFSIQDIMRFPSKTIKVVLECSGDKRSFFEPKVFGEQWEKGAISQGYWKGVPLRTLLELSGITEEAREVVVEGYDYGERKDLNNIYTYTRSLPLEKALHPDTIIAYKYNNQPIPFKHGHPLRLIVPQWYAMASVKWIKQITVIDSTFIGPFQSIDYVYYPNKDDNKDAFPVTTMNVSSTIQQPQDMEILNTGKHVLQGIAWTGEGYIESVEISTDDGNTWSDATLENQNKSGYEWTSWFYEWNVLEKGEYTIKTRATDSYNRTQPLEPFWNRKGYGYNAADKIKVKIE
- a CDS encoding MBL fold metallo-hydrolase, whose translation is MEEIIMQELKRKGNSFWYMTPVSETDRPILGMVVGTEKNLMIDAGNSEAHAQLFLEKLTEHTISKPDLLVITHWHWDHIFGMSALKNALSISSSTTKKVMNTLTEYEWTDEALDQRVKEGTEIEFCANCIKKEFGEERNIHIHLPTLTFNDQLEINLGGVTCVLKHVGGDHSKDSVVVYIKEEKILFLGDSMYPDIFSPKWNYTTKHTLKLIQKLEAFEAETYILSHTKVINRNEFLQEIELLKVVGQLTERYKGNPEKIKSKYYQTLDRELHEDELETIEYFVNGYEVSNI
- a CDS encoding zinc ribbon domain-containing protein — encoded protein: MSFFSWSKKKKYKYDKYGNRHYQRKGLLGKLSQILRSSSYSNKNYNPNRYQRYQNYVPIQNRPNLRKLSCGRCQSNIPAGSKFCLECGEQVVTSPMNCTNCGVKLPNGAKFCSNCGTKTNR
- a CDS encoding cold-shock protein, yielding MQEGTVKWFNAEKGFGFIEVDGGEDVFVHFSAIQGEGFKSLDEGQKVTFEVEQGQRGPQATNVNKA
- a CDS encoding flavin monoamine oxidase family protein — translated: MINYAIPELPMEQMISIIRNGLIETKIPKKIIIIGAGMAGLVSASLLKEAGHNVTIFEATNRVGGRIFTIRRDFRDGQYLEAGAMRIPHTHLLTLEYIKKFQLPVNEFINSTPNDFIYVKEKRVRLRMYEQNPDILRFPVYPHERGKTAGELLQWAIQPVTDIVERDPIRGWSWAIQELDRYSMDTYLRYNPFGRTLSTGAIEKIKVILTLEGLMELSFLEILRELLVLFTPDITFYEITGGNDHLPNAFTDQLKDDIQYGLRVRSITQHDNQVTVRAIHQILEPVEITGDLVIVTVPFTVLQFIDIEPRNSFSENKWKAIREMNYAGSTKTGIQFKNRFWEKQGLYGGQSITDLPIKYVQYPSHDLGTGGPGVIVGSYTWDDDAIPWDSLDDEERFQYVLRGLARIHGDQVYREFQGGVSHSWIRYPYSAGAFTLLRPEQIKELFPHIATPEGRVHFAGEHASTAHAWIQGAIESGIRVADEVNDLPRTYFGS
- a CDS encoding DUF2535 family protein, whose amino-acid sequence is MKKLDLYHRSGVKYSIINIPTTDESKKFFIEYQLQKFIDDIESESKLLVEYCFTNYLEQLNVNK